The following proteins are encoded in a genomic region of Corynebacterium atypicum:
- a CDS encoding inositol monophosphatase family protein, whose translation MGERDWAGLLRVAEEAVSKAERVFIQRLGAPPSVTKGPADFATQADLDIEALLRAELGRRTGIPVLGEEGGGGLGEQPTWVVDPIDGTANYSVNNPMAAILISLLDHGQPVVAVTSIPVVARRLATYAGGPITLNGKYFTPDPNPDDVPAQVGFSSVASPSGSDYSSRFRQTLLAELAKTFLRPRITGSVGVDLAFTAMGVFGGALSLSPHLWDNAAGVLLARAAGRVVTDAAGRPWTPRSVGVVAGAPASHEAIMTTIARARAMTSGD comes from the coding sequence ATGGGCGAGCGGGATTGGGCGGGGCTTCTGAGGGTGGCCGAAGAGGCGGTAAGTAAAGCGGAGCGGGTGTTTATCCAGCGTCTGGGCGCGCCGCCGAGCGTGACCAAGGGCCCGGCCGACTTTGCCACTCAGGCAGACCTGGACATCGAGGCGCTGCTGCGCGCTGAGCTTGGCCGGCGCACCGGCATCCCGGTACTCGGCGAGGAGGGCGGGGGTGGCCTGGGCGAGCAGCCCACGTGGGTGGTCGACCCGATCGACGGTACGGCCAACTACTCGGTGAATAACCCCATGGCGGCGATCCTTATCTCCCTGCTCGACCACGGCCAGCCCGTCGTCGCAGTGACGTCGATCCCGGTGGTGGCCCGTCGCCTGGCCACGTATGCCGGCGGGCCGATCACGTTGAACGGGAAGTATTTCACCCCCGACCCGAACCCCGACGATGTTCCGGCCCAGGTCGGGTTCTCGTCCGTCGCCTCCCCCAGCGGGTCGGATTACTCCAGCCGATTTCGGCAGACGCTACTCGCCGAATTGGCCAAGACCTTCCTGCGCCCAAGGATCACCGGCTCCGTCGGGGTCGACCTTGCGTTTACCGCGATGGGGGTGTTCGGCGGGGCATTGTCGCTCTCGCCGCACCTGTGGGACAACGCCGCCGGGGTGCTCCTTGCCCGGGCCGCCGGGCGGGTGGTCACGGACGCCGCCGGCCGCCCGTGGACCCCGCGGTCCGTAGGTGTAGTCGCCGGGGCTCCGGCCTCGCACGAAGCCATCATGACTACGATTGCCAGGGCAAGGGCCATGACGAGCGGCGATTAG
- the priA gene encoding bifunctional 1-(5-phosphoribosyl)-5-((5-phosphoribosylamino)methylideneamino)imidazole-4-carboxamide isomerase/phosphoribosylanthranilate isomerase PriA, producing the protein MSLTLLPAVDVVGGKAVRLERGVAGTEKSYGDPLESALRWQEAGATWLHFVDLDAAFSRGSNAELMAQVIGKLDIDVELAGGIRDSESLERALATGATRVNIGTAAFSRPDWIADVLARYGERVAVDIAVEGKDGQWRTRTQGWVDDAGDLWEELERLDAAGCQRFVVTDVAQDGMLTGPNVDLLRDISAATDARITASGGIATLDDVDTLAGLVDEGIDAAIIGKALFEDTLSLKDALQHARGEGS; encoded by the coding sequence ATGAGCCTTACCCTTTTGCCCGCAGTAGACGTCGTCGGCGGCAAGGCCGTGCGCTTGGAGCGCGGGGTTGCCGGCACCGAGAAATCCTATGGCGACCCGCTCGAGTCGGCCTTGCGCTGGCAGGAGGCGGGTGCCACCTGGCTGCACTTCGTCGACTTAGACGCCGCATTTTCTCGCGGCTCGAACGCCGAGTTGATGGCGCAGGTGATCGGAAAACTAGACATTGACGTCGAGTTAGCCGGCGGCATCCGGGACTCGGAGTCGCTGGAGCGGGCGCTGGCCACGGGCGCGACCCGGGTGAACATCGGGACCGCCGCGTTCTCCCGCCCGGATTGGATAGCGGACGTTCTGGCCCGCTACGGCGAGCGCGTGGCCGTCGATATCGCCGTCGAGGGCAAAGACGGCCAGTGGCGTACCCGCACCCAGGGTTGGGTGGACGATGCCGGAGATCTGTGGGAGGAGCTCGAGCGCCTCGACGCCGCCGGCTGCCAGCGCTTTGTGGTCACGGACGTGGCCCAGGACGGCATGCTCACAGGGCCCAACGTTGACTTGTTGCGCGACATTTCTGCGGCTACCGACGCCCGGATCACGGCGTCCGGGGGCATCGCGACGCTTGACGACGTCGATACGCTCGCCGGGTTGGTGGACGAGGGCATCGATGCGGCGATCATCGGCAAGGCGCTCTTCGAGGACACACTGAGCCTTAAGGACGCGCTCCAGCACGCCCGGGGCGAGGGCTCTTAG
- the hisH gene encoding imidazole glycerol phosphate synthase subunit HisH → MSDSSQPRPSVVLLDYGAGNIRSASRALERAGAQVELTVDPQRALATDGLVVPGVGAFAACMSGLERVKGPRIIGQRLAGGRPVLGICVGMQVLFEASEEGGDAHGCGQWPGTVERLKAPVLPHMGWNTVSVDPGSAMFAGVAEEYFYFVHSFGVRAWELETDGLTRAPLVHWADYAGERFVAAVENGPLWATQFHPEKSGEAGARLLRNWVDTL, encoded by the coding sequence ATGTCTGATTCATCCCAGCCGCGCCCGAGCGTGGTGCTTCTCGACTACGGCGCAGGCAACATCCGCTCGGCCTCGAGAGCGTTGGAGCGCGCGGGCGCGCAGGTGGAGCTCACCGTGGACCCGCAGCGCGCCCTTGCCACTGACGGCCTGGTGGTGCCCGGTGTAGGTGCCTTTGCTGCCTGCATGTCCGGGCTGGAACGCGTGAAAGGACCGCGGATCATCGGGCAGCGCCTCGCCGGCGGGCGTCCGGTCCTAGGGATCTGCGTGGGCATGCAGGTGCTCTTTGAGGCCTCGGAGGAAGGCGGCGACGCGCACGGCTGTGGCCAGTGGCCCGGCACGGTAGAGCGGCTGAAAGCCCCCGTGCTACCGCATATGGGCTGGAACACGGTGAGCGTGGACCCGGGCTCGGCGATGTTTGCCGGCGTGGCAGAGGAATACTTCTACTTCGTGCACAGTTTCGGGGTGCGCGCCTGGGAGCTGGAAACCGACGGGCTGACCCGCGCGCCCCTGGTGCACTGGGCAGACTACGCCGGCGAAAGGTTCGTCGCGGCGGTAGAAAACGGCCCCTTATGGGCCACGCAGTTCCACCCGGAGAAGTCCGGCGAGGCGGGCGCGCGCCTGCTGCGCAACTGGGTAGACACGCTCTAG
- a CDS encoding MFS transporter: MWACPGYVPTLLAVACAFGSWSVLLPIVPLAVLEAGGSEVLAGGTTGAFILTTVATQVVTPALLRRFGYRPVMAVSAFLLGVPALGHFWGMSVVPALAFSALRGFGFGALTVAESALVAELVPVRFLGKASGMLGVFLGVSQMVCLPIGLGLVNAGKGFGITYLIGAVIAVGAAAMCLRIPAIKPADESRRSEPAFEERGAASQVPTWKLVTIPAAAVMTISMSFGAVSTFLPAAVIELDPVTGAVIAGFMLSIVGGASMVFRYASGVIADRRGMPGATIRPGQVMACLGVALMAAVMFAEWSVWWLVLAAILFGGGFGIVQNEALLAMFSRLPRSRVSDASAIWNGAYDSGTGIGSMLFGVVAAGASFATSFALGAAVIAVGLMATIADAIAGRYRIAEYSNTRARLRQVPVARRAARGARALRRRAQVTPVEVANLLRRRPPQPGWKARNAPDRPAPGKASPRDPHSKPKG, translated from the coding sequence ATCTGGGCCTGTCCCGGGTACGTCCCTACGCTGCTCGCTGTCGCGTGCGCCTTCGGCAGCTGGTCAGTGCTTTTGCCCATCGTCCCGCTGGCCGTCTTGGAGGCCGGCGGCTCTGAGGTGCTCGCCGGCGGGACCACCGGGGCGTTCATCCTGACCACGGTCGCAACCCAGGTGGTGACCCCGGCGCTACTGCGGCGCTTCGGCTACCGCCCGGTGATGGCGGTTTCCGCGTTCCTGCTCGGGGTGCCGGCCCTGGGGCACTTCTGGGGCATGTCGGTGGTGCCGGCGCTGGCTTTTTCTGCCCTCCGCGGTTTTGGCTTTGGCGCGCTGACGGTGGCCGAATCGGCGCTCGTGGCCGAGCTGGTGCCAGTGCGATTCTTGGGCAAGGCCTCCGGGATGCTCGGGGTGTTCTTGGGGGTCAGCCAGATGGTCTGCCTGCCCATCGGATTGGGTCTGGTCAACGCGGGAAAAGGGTTTGGCATCACCTATCTCATCGGGGCGGTCATCGCCGTCGGGGCGGCGGCTATGTGCCTGCGCATCCCGGCGATCAAGCCCGCTGACGAAAGCCGGCGTTCCGAGCCGGCCTTCGAGGAACGGGGCGCGGCCTCGCAGGTACCCACCTGGAAGCTGGTGACCATCCCGGCGGCCGCGGTGATGACGATTTCGATGAGTTTCGGGGCCGTATCAACATTCTTGCCCGCGGCCGTGATCGAGCTCGATCCGGTCACCGGCGCCGTGATCGCGGGCTTCATGCTCTCGATCGTCGGCGGGGCGTCGATGGTCTTTCGCTATGCGTCCGGGGTCATCGCGGATCGCCGCGGTATGCCCGGGGCGACGATACGGCCCGGGCAGGTCATGGCCTGCCTTGGGGTGGCGTTGATGGCTGCGGTCATGTTCGCTGAGTGGTCGGTGTGGTGGCTGGTGCTAGCGGCGATCCTGTTCGGCGGTGGCTTCGGGATCGTGCAAAACGAAGCGCTACTCGCGATGTTCTCCCGGCTACCACGTTCGCGGGTCTCGGACGCCTCGGCGATCTGGAATGGGGCGTACGACTCGGGCACCGGCATTGGTTCGATGCTCTTCGGGGTGGTGGCCGCGGGCGCAAGCTTTGCCACGTCGTTCGCCTTGGGCGCCGCCGTCATCGCGGTGGGGCTGATGGCCACCATCGCCGACGCGATCGCCGGGCGCTACCGGATCGCCGAGTACTCCAACACCAGGGCTAGGCTGCGCCAGGTGCCGGTCGCGCGCCGGGCGGCGCGCGGGGCGCGCGCGTTGCGGCGTCGTGCGCAGGTCACCCCGGTCGAAGTGGCTAATCTGCTGCGCCGGCGGCCGCCGCAGCCTGGATGGAAGGCCCGCAATGCGCCGGATCGGCCCGCCCCTGGCAAGGCGTCGCCGCGGGACCCGCACTCAAAGCCAAAGGGTTAG
- the hisB gene encoding imidazoleglycerol-phosphate dehydratase HisB codes for MSLEPARAARIKRSTAETDIDLRLDLDGTGKSNIATGLPFFDHMLCAFATHGLFDLDLKVTGDIEVDAHHTVEDTDIVLGQAFLEAIGTKEGICRFGSCQLPMDEALVEAVVDFSGRPYFVMRGEPEHMVHQVIGGHYATVINRHFFESLALNSRTALHVICHSGRDPHHVTEAEYKAVARALRAAAQKDPRVTGVPSTKGAL; via the coding sequence GTGAGCTTAGAGCCCGCGCGCGCGGCGCGCATCAAGCGCTCAACCGCAGAGACAGACATCGACCTGCGCCTTGATCTGGACGGAACCGGGAAATCGAATATCGCCACCGGGCTGCCGTTCTTTGACCACATGCTCTGTGCCTTTGCCACCCACGGTCTCTTTGACCTGGACCTCAAGGTCACCGGCGACATCGAGGTCGACGCCCACCACACCGTCGAGGACACGGATATTGTGCTCGGCCAGGCGTTCCTCGAGGCGATCGGGACGAAAGAGGGCATCTGCAGGTTCGGCTCCTGCCAGCTGCCGATGGACGAGGCGCTCGTGGAGGCCGTCGTGGACTTCTCCGGGCGGCCGTATTTTGTGATGCGCGGCGAGCCAGAGCACATGGTGCACCAGGTCATCGGTGGCCACTACGCCACGGTGATCAACCGGCACTTCTTTGAGTCCCTTGCGCTCAATTCGCGCACCGCCCTGCACGTGATCTGCCATTCGGGCCGCGACCCGCACCACGTCACGGAGGCCGAGTACAAGGCCGTGGCGCGGGCGCTACGCGCCGCTGCACAGAAGGACCCCCGGGTGACCGGGGTGCCGTCGACGAAGGGGGCCCTGTGA
- a CDS encoding histidinol-phosphate transaminase has translation MRLAQLPLREELRGQSPYGAPQLDVPVRLNTNENPYPPAQPLIADLVAEVARLAETLNRYPDRDAVALREDLARYISTQTGVAVTADNVWAANGSNEVLQQLLQAFGGPGRKALGFTPSYSMHPILAAGTQTEFISCPRGADFRIDEDAALAAIERHRPEVVFITTPNNPTGEVTELSTIEALVAAAPGIVIVDEAYMEFSEAPSALRLIDAYPEKLVVSRTMSKAFDFAGGRLGYFVAAPAFIEAVMLVRLPYHLSVLSQVAARVALNHRAETLGTVAQLARERDRVAERLRHLGYRVQDSQSNFIFFGEFADQHVAWQAFLDRGILIRDVGQTGHLRVTVGLVEENDAFLAAAAELAGRRPADQG, from the coding sequence CTGCGACTTGCCCAGCTTCCCCTTCGCGAGGAGCTGCGCGGGCAAAGCCCCTACGGGGCCCCGCAGCTCGACGTGCCGGTGCGGCTGAATACCAACGAGAACCCCTATCCGCCGGCGCAGCCGCTTATCGCAGACCTCGTCGCCGAGGTCGCTCGCCTCGCCGAGACACTCAACCGGTACCCGGACCGGGACGCGGTGGCGCTGCGCGAGGACCTGGCCCGCTACATCAGCACGCAGACCGGGGTGGCGGTGACGGCGGATAACGTGTGGGCGGCCAACGGCTCCAACGAGGTCCTCCAGCAGCTGCTGCAGGCCTTTGGCGGGCCCGGGCGGAAGGCGCTCGGGTTTACCCCGAGCTACTCCATGCACCCTATTTTGGCGGCCGGCACGCAGACGGAGTTTATCTCCTGCCCGCGGGGCGCAGACTTCCGCATCGATGAGGACGCCGCGCTCGCCGCGATCGAGCGCCACCGCCCGGAGGTCGTCTTCATCACCACGCCGAACAACCCCACCGGCGAAGTCACCGAGCTTTCGACCATTGAGGCACTCGTGGCTGCGGCCCCGGGGATCGTCATCGTGGACGAAGCCTACATGGAGTTCTCCGAAGCGCCGTCGGCACTGCGACTTATCGACGCCTACCCGGAAAAGCTCGTCGTCTCCCGAACCATGTCTAAGGCGTTTGATTTTGCCGGCGGGCGGCTCGGCTACTTCGTGGCCGCGCCGGCCTTCATCGAGGCTGTGATGCTCGTGCGCCTGCCTTACCACCTTTCGGTGCTCTCCCAGGTGGCGGCCCGGGTTGCCCTGAACCACCGCGCGGAAACGCTCGGCACGGTGGCCCAGCTCGCCAGAGAGCGCGACCGGGTGGCAGAGCGGCTTCGGCACCTTGGATATCGCGTGCAAGACAGCCAGTCGAACTTCATCTTCTTTGGCGAGTTCGCCGATCAACACGTCGCCTGGCAGGCCTTTTTGGACCGCGGGATACTCATCCGGGATGTGGGTCAGACCGGGCACTTGAGGGTGACGGTGGGGCTTGTGGAAGAAAACGACGCGTTCCTGGCGGCGGCCGCAGAGCTGGCTGGCCGGCGGCCAGCGGACCAGGGATAA
- a CDS encoding TetR family transcriptional regulator, whose translation MAGVRINRDQIVEQALELLAAYGLADVTMRRVAAGLHVAPGALYWHIKNKQELIAAMARQILAPVLEHSTSGRHPGAPGKGTSSPRTGTDAAELLATFRRCVLAIRDGAEVVSAAISAPALREEVLARLCAALAGTPGTSAQLRLVATALLNFAIGAVITEQGASQLRLAAGTEARSATTGAPADAPRSDSSDSSDSAALSRGFSGGVELILHGARNLHQAAQAPTELP comes from the coding sequence ATGGCGGGCGTGCGCATCAATCGCGATCAGATCGTCGAACAAGCCTTAGAGTTGCTTGCCGCCTACGGGCTCGCCGACGTCACCATGCGGCGGGTAGCCGCAGGACTTCACGTTGCCCCCGGCGCGTTGTACTGGCACATCAAGAACAAGCAAGAGCTCATCGCGGCGATGGCGCGCCAGATCCTGGCACCGGTGCTGGAGCACTCGACCAGCGGGCGGCATCCAGGCGCGCCGGGCAAGGGCACTAGCTCGCCTAGAACGGGCACCGACGCCGCGGAGCTTTTGGCCACGTTTCGGCGCTGCGTGCTGGCCATTCGCGACGGCGCGGAGGTCGTCTCTGCGGCGATCTCTGCCCCTGCGTTGCGCGAGGAGGTGCTAGCCCGCTTGTGCGCCGCCCTTGCCGGCACGCCGGGCACCTCGGCGCAGCTTCGCCTGGTGGCAACCGCGTTGCTGAACTTCGCCATCGGCGCGGTCATCACCGAGCAGGGGGCCAGCCAGCTTCGGCTCGCGGCCGGCACCGAGGCCCGATCCGCCACCACGGGGGCGCCAGCCGATGCGCCCAGGAGCGACTCAAGCGACTCTAGCGACTCAGCGGCTTTGTCCCGCGGGTTTAGCGGCGGCGTGGAACTGATTTTGCACGGAGCACGCAACCTACACCAGGCCGCACAGGCGCCAACTGAGCTGCCCTGA
- the glgX gene encoding glycogen debranching protein GlgX: MHSESNSARSIWPGSAYPLGATYDGAGTNFSIFSRVAEKVELCLIDDKGTEERVTLTETDNHNWHCYLPGIGPGQRYGYRIHGPYDPDNGHRCCPSKLLVDPYSKAFSGEYDGDASLFNYDITDPDNPEGRNTEDSLGHTMLSVVINPYYNWENDQHPRIPDEHTVIYETHVKGMTAQHPDVPEDMRGTYAGLAHPSVIEYFQDLGVTAVELMPVHQFYQDDRLRELGLRNYWGYNTLGFFAPEQTYARAQEPAAAVAEFKSMVKAYHRAGIEIILDVVYNHTAEGNHLGPTLSFRGIDNSAYYRLVDGDPRHYMDYTGTGNSFNVRDPHSLQLIMDSLRYWVTEMHVDGFRFDLASTLAREFGDVDRLATFFDLVQQDPVVSQVKLIAEPWDVGEGGYQVGNFPSLWSEWNGKYRDTVRDFWRGEPATLGEFASRITGSSDLYDHNGRRPTASINFITAHDGFTMHDLVSYNEKHNEANGEDNRDGESHNRSWNCGAEGETEDKEILDLRRKQIRNFMTTLLLSQGTPMISHGDEMARTQGGNNNVYCQDNEIAWVDWQQLTDNAALRSFVRRLVQIRSHHPVFRRRQFFAGGPLGTDVLDRDIAWLVPNGTLMTQDDWNFEFGKALMVYLNGNAIEEPDRHGNRIVDDSFLLMFNAHYEDIDFRLPSRELGRGWQLMVDTNEPEGVPRDKETEWAHEETITVPARSTIVLKQSAAPDFEGLDGQRPQKESM; encoded by the coding sequence ATGCACTCTGAATCCAACTCTGCGCGCTCCATCTGGCCCGGTTCCGCCTATCCCCTAGGCGCCACCTACGACGGCGCCGGCACCAACTTCTCTATCTTCTCGAGGGTTGCAGAAAAGGTTGAGCTTTGCCTCATCGACGATAAGGGCACAGAAGAGCGCGTTACGCTCACTGAAACCGATAACCACAACTGGCACTGCTACCTGCCCGGCATCGGGCCCGGGCAGCGCTACGGCTACCGGATTCACGGGCCATACGATCCGGACAACGGACACCGCTGCTGCCCGAGCAAACTCCTGGTCGACCCCTACTCCAAGGCTTTTAGCGGCGAATACGACGGCGACGCCTCGCTGTTTAACTACGACATCACCGACCCGGACAACCCCGAGGGCCGCAACACCGAGGACTCCCTGGGGCACACGATGCTCTCGGTGGTGATCAACCCGTACTACAACTGGGAGAACGACCAGCACCCGCGCATCCCGGACGAGCACACCGTGATCTATGAGACGCACGTCAAGGGCATGACCGCCCAGCATCCCGACGTGCCCGAGGATATGCGGGGCACCTACGCAGGCCTGGCCCACCCGTCTGTGATCGAGTACTTCCAGGACCTCGGCGTCACCGCCGTCGAGCTGATGCCCGTGCACCAGTTCTACCAAGACGACCGGCTGCGCGAGCTGGGATTACGCAACTACTGGGGCTACAACACGCTGGGCTTCTTCGCGCCCGAGCAGACCTACGCACGCGCCCAGGAGCCGGCGGCCGCCGTAGCAGAGTTCAAGAGCATGGTGAAAGCCTACCACCGCGCCGGCATCGAGATCATCCTCGACGTCGTGTACAACCACACCGCGGAGGGCAACCATCTGGGCCCCACGTTGAGCTTCCGCGGCATCGATAATTCCGCCTACTACCGGCTCGTAGACGGCGACCCGCGCCACTACATGGACTACACCGGCACGGGCAACTCCTTCAACGTGCGTGACCCGCACTCCCTGCAGCTGATCATGGATTCCCTGCGCTACTGGGTCACCGAGATGCACGTCGACGGCTTCCGCTTCGACCTGGCGTCCACCCTGGCCCGCGAGTTCGGCGACGTCGACCGCCTGGCCACGTTCTTCGACCTCGTCCAGCAGGACCCGGTCGTCTCGCAAGTCAAGCTCATCGCAGAGCCCTGGGACGTCGGCGAGGGCGGCTACCAGGTGGGCAATTTCCCCTCCCTGTGGTCCGAGTGGAACGGCAAGTACCGCGACACCGTGCGCGACTTCTGGCGCGGCGAACCGGCCACCTTGGGCGAGTTCGCCTCCCGGATCACCGGGTCCTCTGACCTCTATGATCACAACGGCCGTCGCCCGACCGCCTCGATCAACTTCATCACCGCCCACGACGGCTTCACCATGCATGACCTGGTCAGCTACAACGAGAAGCACAACGAGGCCAACGGCGAGGACAACCGCGACGGGGAGAGCCACAACCGCTCCTGGAACTGCGGCGCCGAGGGCGAGACGGAGGACAAAGAGATCCTCGACCTGCGGCGCAAGCAGATCCGCAACTTCATGACGACGCTCCTGCTCAGCCAGGGCACCCCGATGATCAGCCACGGCGACGAGATGGCGCGCACTCAGGGCGGCAACAACAACGTCTACTGCCAGGACAACGAGATCGCCTGGGTCGACTGGCAGCAGCTCACCGACAACGCCGCCCTGCGCTCCTTCGTCCGCCGCCTGGTACAGATCCGGTCCCACCACCCGGTGTTCCGGCGCCGCCAATTCTTCGCCGGCGGCCCGCTGGGCACCGACGTGCTCGACCGCGACATCGCCTGGCTAGTTCCCAACGGCACGCTGATGACGCAGGACGATTGGAACTTCGAGTTTGGCAAAGCCCTCATGGTCTACCTCAATGGCAACGCCATCGAAGAACCGGACCGGCACGGCAACCGGATCGTCGACGATTCCTTCCTGCTCATGTTCAACGCGCACTACGAGGACATCGATTTCCGCCTGCCCAGCCGGGAGCTCGGCCGCGGCTGGCAGCTGATGGTAGATACCAACGAGCCCGAGGGGGTGCCCCGCGACAAGGAGACCGAGTGGGCCCACGAGGAGACCATCACGGTGCCCGCGCGTTCTACGATTGTGCTCAAGCAGTCCGCCGCGCCCGACTTCGAGGGCCTGGACGGGCAGCGACCCCAAAAGGAGTCCATGTAA